The following is a genomic window from Pseudomonas promysalinigenes.
CCAATGGGTTGTTACCCCCCATCTCAAGCGCCAGGATCTTGTCCGGGCGGCCGGCGAACTGCTGGTGCAGCAGGTTGCCGGTGCGGCTGGAGCCGGTGAAGAACAAGCCGTCGATACCGGTGTTGGCAGCCAGCGCCACGCCCGTGTCGCGCGCCCCCTGCACCAGATTGAGGACCCCCGCCGGCAGGCCTGCGGCGATCCAGCAGTTGACCGTCAGCTCGGCGACCTTGGGCGTCAGTTCGCTTGGTTTGAACACCACGCAGTTACCCGCCAGCAGCGCCGGCACGATGTGGCCATTAGGCAAGTGCCCTGGGAAATTATAGGGACCGAACACGGCCACCACGCCATGTGGCTTGTGCCGCAGCACGGCTGTTGCATCGGCCAGCGGGCCGCTTTTCTCGCCGGTACGCTCTCGGTAGCTCTGCACCGAGATCGCCACCTTGTTGATCATACTGGTCACTTCGGTGGCCGACTCCCAGAGGGGCTTGCCGGTTTCTTCACCAATGCAGTGGGCCAACGCCTGGGCATGCAGTTTGAGCTGTTCGGCGAACTTTTCCAGCAGATCGATGCGCGCCTCCAGGCTCAGTTGCGCCCAGGCCGGGAAAGCCTGGCGGGCAGCCCTGACCGCAGCGTCGACCTGGCCAGCGTCGGCACCTTGCCCTTGCCAGACCAGCGCCTGGGTGACCGGGTTGAGCGACTGCAGAGCTTCCCCCTGGCCTGCCAGCCAGCTGCCTGCGATGAAATGCGTGGTCATTTATTGGGCCTCCCGGCTTGCCGACAGCGGTACCGCACGCACGTTGTCACCAGCCCCCATACGCAGGCGCTTGGCGGTGAGCGGGTCGACCACCAGGGTGCCGGCGGCCAGACGTGCCGGCGCAGCGGTGATACGGCAGTCGTCGCGCTTGCGGTTGTGAATGATGTAAGGCGTTGCGTCATCGCCAGGCGTGCCTACGGCCAGCACCAGGGTCTGGCTGTCGCGCACCGCGCGGATCCTTGAGGTTTCGCACTCGATGGCCGGCCCTGCATCGAAGATGTCGACATAGCCCTGATAGCTGAAGCCTTCCTGCTTGAGCATCGCCAGGGCAGGCTCGGTGTTGGTGTGCACGCGGCCGATGACACTGCGCGCGGCCTCGGACAGGAAACAGGTATAGAGCGGGAATTTAGGCATCAGCTCGGCAATGAACGACTTGTTGCCCACGCCGGTGAGGTAGTCAGCCTGGCTGAACTCCATCTTGAAGAAATGCCGGCCCAGGCTTTCCCAGAATGGCGAGCGGCCTTGCTCATCGGACATGCCGCGCATTTCGGCGATGATCTTGTTGCCGAACAGTTCAGGGAATTCGGCAATGAACAGCATGCGAGCACGGGACAGCAGGCGCCCGTTGAGGCCACAGCGATGATCGCTGCGCAGGAACAGCGAGCACAGCTCGGAATTGCCGGTCAGGTCGTTGGCCAGGAAAAGCGTTGGGATTTCGCGGTAGATCTTCAATTCCTGGGAGGCGCTGACCGTCAGGCCTACCCGGTAGTTGTACCACGGCTCGCGAAGCCCCACGGCCCCGGCGATGGCGCTTATGCCGACCACCAGGCCCTCGTCGTTCTCCAGCACGAACAGGTAATCGGTGTCACCCCGCTCGGCTTCGCCACGGAAGCTCTTTTCCGCCCAAGCGACACGGTGGGCAAGGCGCTC
Proteins encoded in this region:
- the astD gene encoding succinylglutamate-semialdehyde dehydrogenase, which codes for MTTHFIAGSWLAGQGEALQSLNPVTQALVWQGQGADAGQVDAAVRAARQAFPAWAQLSLEARIDLLEKFAEQLKLHAQALAHCIGEETGKPLWESATEVTSMINKVAISVQSYRERTGEKSGPLADATAVLRHKPHGVVAVFGPYNFPGHLPNGHIVPALLAGNCVVFKPSELTPKVAELTVNCWIAAGLPAGVLNLVQGARDTGVALAANTGIDGLFFTGSSRTGNLLHQQFAGRPDKILALEMGGNNPLVVDEVKDLDAAVYTIIQSAFISAGQRCTCARRLLVPQGGWGDALLARLVEVCRSITVGAFDQDPAPFMGSVISLQAAQALMAAQAQLLAKGGVALLAMTQPQADAALLTPGIVDVSAVAQRPDEEFFGPLLQVIRYADFDAAIDEANNTQYGLAAGLLSDSRARYQYFWLRSRAGIVNWNKQLTGAASSAPFGGVGASGNHRASAYYAADYCAYPVASLETASLALPATLTPGVTL
- the astA gene encoding arginine N-succinyltransferase is translated as MIVRPVRSSDLPALIELARSTGMTGLTTLPANEERLAHRVAWAEKSFRGEAERGDTDYLFVLENDEGLVVGISAIAGAVGLREPWYNYRVGLTVSASQELKIYREIPTLFLANDLTGNSELCSLFLRSDHRCGLNGRLLSRARMLFIAEFPELFGNKIIAEMRGMSDEQGRSPFWESLGRHFFKMEFSQADYLTGVGNKSFIAELMPKFPLYTCFLSEAARSVIGRVHTNTEPALAMLKQEGFSYQGYVDIFDAGPAIECETSRIRAVRDSQTLVLAVGTPGDDATPYIIHNRKRDDCRITAAPARLAAGTLVVDPLTAKRLRMGAGDNVRAVPLSASREAQ